One genomic window of Anthonomus grandis grandis chromosome 3, icAntGran1.3, whole genome shotgun sequence includes the following:
- the LOC126734517 gene encoding uncharacterized protein LOC126734517, giving the protein MRLNIYPLPPQRKIPEFEDKEVRTVQQDPRFQNTNMTNWCYTSFVDYKRCQRLLGESHECCPQFKKIYKAICPNAWVERWEEQIKDGTFAATLPEKKK; this is encoded by the exons ATGCGGCTTAATATATATCCCCTTCCACCTCAACGAAAAATACCA GAGTTCGAAGATAAAGAGGTCAGAACGGTGCAGCAGGATCCAAGGtttcaaaatacaaatatgACAAACTGGTGCTATACGAGCTTCGTCGATTACAAACGGTGCCAGAGACTTCTTGGTGAAAG tcacGAGTGTTGCCCTCAGtttaagaaaatttacaaaGCAATATGTCCAAACGCATGGGTAGAAAGATGGGAGGAGCAAATTAAAGATGGAACTTTTGCTGCTACTTTGCCAGAAAAGAAGAAGTAA
- the LOC126733953 gene encoding 39S ribosomal protein L16, mitochondrial, translating into MNTSKLLLLNVTTRGPLSLLQVCGFKNYKPPPDYSGIEFPSDRPKLRFVDKVPPLPGHTRPPKMQKRLRYMRGEEETHNFLLHKQFGIIALGGGRLKWGHFEMMRLTIGRKMDTNRMFAVWRVDAPWQPVTKRGQGQRLGGGKGAIDHYVTPIKARRVIVELGGKCEFQEVEAFLTDVANKLPFKAMAVSQQILEEMKETEKWEEENNQNPYTMKYLIQNNMGGCQRWVSPWDLRHFCKYV; encoded by the exons CACGACCCGAg gGCCCCTTTCCTTACTCCAAGTTTGtggatttaaaaattacaaaccACCCCCAGACTATAGCG GTATTGAATTTCCATCTGACCGACCAAAATTGAGGTTCGTAGACAAGGTTCCGCCTCTGCCGGGTCATACGAGGCCCCCTAAAATGCAAAAACGCCTGCGGTATATGAGAGGTGAAGAGGAAACTCACAATTTTTTACTACACAAACAATTTGGCATAATT GCTTTAGGTGGTGGAAGACTAAAATGGGGCCACTTTGAAATGATGAGGTTAACAATTGGTAGAAAAATGGACACAAACCGTATGTTTGCAGTTTGGAGGGTGGACGCCCCATGGCAGCCAGTAACTAAAAGAGGCCAGGGGCAAAGATTAGGAGGTGGAAAGGGAGCTATAGATCATTACGTAACTCCTATTAAAGCAc gacGGGTAATAGTTGAATTGGGAGGAAAGTGTGAGTTTCAAGAAGTCGAAGCCTTTTTAACGGATGTAGCAAACAAATTGCCGTTCAAAGCAATGGCGGTTTCCCAGCAGATCCTCGAAGAAATGAAAGAAACAGAAAAATGGGAAGAAGAAAATAACCAAAACCCGTAcactatgaaatatttaatacaaaataatatggGAGGATGCCAAAGGTGGGTTTCTCCATGGGATTTGaggcatttttgtaaatatgtttag